From Sphaeramia orbicularis chromosome 21, fSphaOr1.1, whole genome shotgun sequence:
CATCAGTACCTTTTGTTGTTTCTCAAGCTCATCCTCTTTTAACTGTTTAAGTCTGTTTGCAAACCCATGCCTTGACAGAAGGTTTTGCTAAATTactgggttaaatatgtgattccCTGTTATTAGCGTCTGCACTGCTCTGGTCTGTGGCTCagcacagacagaagaacagctccGTCATGTCTGAGCTTCACTTTTCTACTTGTTGCAGCATGAAACTATTCTACgtttgttttattgtcttttgaTTTGGAGTGAAAACACATAGCTGCAGCAGGGTGCGAtttatcaacaacaacaaaaaaaaaccggGGGGGTTgcattgtcgtcatgcagcgtctgtcgtccgttacaaaaatttcaatcgtcttcttgtccgaaactacaattccaattgacttcaaacttggtatacagcttctttatgatgatgtcaacaaaagttagtgaaattatttggatccggatctgattctggatttggtgccactttgaaaaatgtccccattataagagataagaaATGGTTTGATGCAAttactcagtaaatctaaatgatctccagtgtaaatgtctccagtccagccctgatggggagatgacccaaacagaatgtccacatgctgatcaggatcttcttctggatctggaactgacgcaaaatttaacatgggctcttatgggaaaacatttcaatcatctttttctcccaaactccagttctgattgacttcagacttggtctacagcttctgtatgatgatgtcaacacaagggattgaaattatttggatccggatctgattctggatttggtgccactttgaaaaatgttcccattataacagataggaagtggattgatccaataaatcagtatcaatgatatcaagtgtgaatttgaattttttacagatctgattgaatatgagcaaaacacggactatttctgtaatagaataaatacacagaactgggggagaataaatggatctggacacatttcccaaaggccagtaagctacagggccattggtccaattttgtgttttgtcgggggggcagttatatacatggggctGTGGTTCATACcaaacgctggcatgaaacagaAGTGAACCTTTCCATCCTTTCACCGTCCAcctcctggttctgttcctctgttattcagcagatcttacaccAAATGTTCACACCTtcgaacctgtatccactggaccccctcctctgctctacagcccccccacaaatgctggcccccatgaatttgccacatttaccccccctttatagCGCCTCATTGCAGGGGACATTCGCAAATTTACaactttttttaataattttatttgtggattttcaacagcataacatggatgcatcatacaatctgtACATTTCTACTGTCTTTTTGAACACAAGTTCCACCTCCCAACTTaattataaacataaacatgtaaatatatttatcagaagacatcaggattatgaacTGGAGGCACATAGCATTCATACaaagtctagatgtgaaaacatagtaaaagcaaaaataaatacataaaataaaattgaatagataacaattatacatagattataaaaaaaaaaaaagacagaaataaaatctgtaccatacctacagttctccaggtgatgagtggtggtttggtgttaaagtcactgatcatgtgtgggaggggtttcccGTTTCCTCCTCAAAAGTATAAGACGTCGTGCaagtagagaagcaaatgcaATAGCGTTTAAATAATATTTAGGAATATAAATGTTTGGGTGAATCACTCCAGAAAGTGCTGTCAGGGCTGAAGGTGGAAAGGGgacgttcgcaaattctgagactgcggcagttgggttcaggtgaacgtctGTGTCAGTGATGGAGGATATAGGAGGAAGAACaccagagggtgtgtgtgtgtcggggggttgatcccccccccccccaacaaatcacaccctgaatATAAGTCTGTTCAGACTCATTCCCAGGGTTCTTCTTTTCGCTCTTTCCACATTCCAGCTTAAAGGGGCTGAAGGTCAGAGCtcagacaaatacaaatgtttaattTCTAGGCGTGGGTTCCATATTTGGCTTGAATTAAAAGATCATTGTGTGCTTTAAGTCACCGTGGATCGACATTAACAACCTTATCATCTCACAAAAACACTTAGAAATTGTCCAAATATTTACAATCCATTACGTAAGTGTAAAAGAGGAAGTGGTGCCAAGGAAAAACAGACGACAGCGCACGTTGTCcttttaagacaggggtgtcaaacatgggcccggggccaaaaccagatgaatctgtgaaatgcaaaaatgatactgaagatattaacaatcaatgatgtcacactcattttagttcagttccacattcagtgaaattagatctgcagtgggccaaaccagtaaaagaataacagaataatatagaaataatgtcgactccaaacttttctctatgttttagagtgaaaaaagttgatttacattatgaaaaggtttacatctacaaactatcctttcaaaagatgtgaataacatgaacaaactgaaaaaatcagtgtaattttaacaaaattctgcctcagtttatcatttacacgtgttcattgtaacgtacagatcacagtggatctacaaacacacaaaacatttaataacagacagaatattggtaaaattgtacttatttctctttagacatttcaggttgttcatatttgttcaggttattcacattttttgtgaaattatactttgttttagtgtaaatacgtgaaaatatttatatttacaaagggaaaagtttagagttgtcattatttctatgttattctgatagtatttgactggtctgacccactttagattgaattggtctgaatgtggaacctgaactaaaggattgttcatatcttagtgtaatttttgcatttcacaaattcatcccagggccggactggaccctttggcgggccggatttggcccccgggcctcatgtttgacacctgtggtctacctGTTTGATTCAGATCCTTTCTCTTCGGTTCACAGTCCATTtgaccacacactgaaattccaCCTGCGCTTTGAACCCGTCTGTGGAACATGCAGGAGGAACACAGGAGGGGCCTGGGGAGGAAatggggttaagtgccttgctcaagggcacatgagCAGAAAACTTTTTACTGGCTGTCTGTGGAATTGAACCAGCATCCCTTTGGTCAGAAGCCTACTCTCCCCCTACCTCTCCTTTTACCACAAATGTTACCAAATATGCACCAGAAAAAAAGGCCAAATGGGGGTTGTGGAATTTGCATAAATGTAATTAATGTACATGACATGATATTTTCATGTGTGCCTCTGAACATAAATAAATGATGTGGAACTCCAGAATGTCAGATTCATGACTTTTATTCATGTTGGAGAAAAGAAAACAGTTCTGTTTAGTCTGGTAACTCCGCCCACTGTGGACATGTGACCAGCAGACGTCAGAGCTGAGCTGTAAACGCACATGTCCGCCATTTTATGCATCTAATTCACAGTCACCAGAGGGCAAAATACAGGTGAAAGCAATAGAATTTTAATCTTGTGTGCAGTTAGGTAGCTCAGGAGAATTTTCCACCAAGTCAGTGTTTTCTTTGCCTGCAGATAATTGCCCTGCATCAGTTAATGCACATACTCGGTGGGTAATGTCACTGTTCGCTGACTTCAGGCTAATAGGCTAATAGGCTAGTAGGTACGCGGCTAGCTGAATGCTTTGTGCTAGTCAGAAGAAATTTCACGGGCGGTTTGGGTGCATAATTCAGTGGATTCTCTCTGCTATCCGTGACCATGAATTCAAAAGTATTGAGACCAATGCGAATGGTGTGTATTTTACCGTGTTAACATGGAACAAGGGCAACAGTTAAGCTAACTTTGAAGCTTAGAAAGTAAATGTTGCTAAGCTAACCAGTTTGTCAAGGCGCCAAGACGTGTAACTGATCCAATACAAATGGATAAgccattgagttttttttttaacagtcatAAACTGCTTTTCTATTGTGACAGAGCGGATGATAAAGGGTTTGAACTCTGAAGCGAACAGTGTTAGTTTAGTAGTCAAACAGTGTTAGTGTTTactttttgaagccaagaaacatgtatttaaaacacaatatcagaaagtgatgtactgtatgaaaactacaaaagaaaaatgttattaatgcagctaatctgatgttttctcacatgttatCATACTCTActagtagttattactcatttcatggagataatatgcaaaaaaaagagaaaagtattaatccagtctaataacagttatcaatagatttacactcaatcatgtcagtgcagatcaggtttatcaagaacagcaaagttacagtaatggtatgaattgctgtATATGGGATGGTGTATGAGCagccattgtgttggctgatatggaacgaaaacaacaaaacccatgaatatacaagagaacagctggagaagaactgtccactggagtgaccactatgcatgaaagggtttaaacatttcagatcttcacatttttttgtgaaatgattgtctaaatataaagatttttgtgtaattttacttctttttacagtgaaacaaagagacaaatttacagttttcattatttataggttattctgatagtattcgactggtctgatccactttagactgaaattacctacaatgatttgaacatccttgattgttaatatcttcagtgtaatttttgcattccacaaattcatcccagggacagattgaaccctttggtgggccagatttggcccctgggccgcatgtttgacacctgtgatctagtggATCTACCAGCCGTGTGGAACCACAGTGTAGACGGACACTCCCCCCTCACACATAACTCCGCCTCTTCCCTCCAGCTGCCTGTATTTGTTGAACAGTCCAGCCTTCAGCTCACACAGACGAGGTCATGAGGACCATAGAGCGGCTCACTTCACTGGGTCTGCTGGCCTGGTTCTGCTGCCTGAGTGCAGAGCCCGTTCAGGGGGGGAAGGTCCTGGTTATGCCTGTGGACGGGAGCCACTGGTTAAGCATGAAGATCCTGGTGAAGGAGCTGAGCCTCAGAGGACATGAGGTGGTGGTGCTGGTGCCTGAAAGCAGCCTGTTGATCCAAGGCTCGGACACTTACAGGACTGAGGTGTTTACGGTGTCCTACAGCCAACAAGAACTGGATGGAAACTTTAATGAGCTCAGGAAGGGAATATTCAACCCACCTGCTCTCACAGGTTTTCTGGTCAACGTGCAGCGTTTGCTTAACTTCACTGATCTGCAGGTGAGAGGGTGTGAGAGTCTGCTGCACAATGAGGCGCTGATGAGTCGACTGAGAGCAGAGGGCTTCGATGTTCTGCTCACAGACCCCTTCCTCCCATGTGGTCCCATCCTGGCTCATCTGTTTTCCGTTCCTGCCGTTTATTTCCTGCATGGTCTTCCCTGTGGGCTGCATATCAAAGTCAACCAGTGTCCTTCACCTCCTTCTcatgttcctgtgttcagctCTGGGCTTTCACCTAAAATGAACTTTGTGCAGAGAGTCAAGAACCTGTTCCTTTATTTTAAGGAGGAACACACCTGCAAATTAATGTATGCCAACTTTGATCATCTGGCCAGCAGATATTTTGGAGACGGTGTGACTTATAAGGATCTTCTAAGTCATGATGCGATCTGGCTTCTGAAGTATGACTGGACCTTCGAGTGGCCCAGGCCCATCATGCCCAACATGGTTTTTATTGGAGGCATCAACTGTGCACAGAAAGGCCGTCTGCCAGCGGTGAGTGTCCGACCAGTGAGCACCACGGGACAAAAACACATCTGAATgcaataaaataagacaagtctactgccacagtactgtggcacaaaatatgggtttgtctatgaccacagagccagtcaaatgttagcatttggaCTAGAGtcaatcacagatactgttccatgaactcattactaccgctaggaggtattgtgatgactttgctttgtgtgtttgtttgcgtgtttgattgttagcaggataactgaaaaagttatggacagattttcatgaaattttcaggaaatgttgatactggcacaaggaagaaatgattaaattttggtggtgacctggggggggatctgtcttggcagaggtctgtgctctctgagtgcttttcttgtttttctttttttttcttttttttttttttttaactcctcctcttgtttccacagtactgtgctcatatatggagtatacttcagttcattcttttgtgtcaACTGATGGAAAACACTACTAATTAGTCATAGTTTATTGTATAGATTAGGAGTTAtcgttctaaatactctatatgttgttttatggtctttgctcactgtttttacttatttacttatttatttccttgttttatgattcgtgtacggcactttggccagctgtaaagttcttcaagtgctttataaataaagttggtatgataCACGCTTTGATAAACCAGTACAGATTTCTCCTCCAGTTTCCAGAGTCTGTTGTTGTTCTAATATACAGACTTTTTATCACTTAACCAGACACATGGATTAAAACACTGTTAACGAGTTCCTTCCAGGCATTATGTGATCTGCTGTTGATTAAAACAAGAACATGCACTTGTAGAGGAGAACTGACTCGATCAGAACTGTAGCTTTTTAGCAGGAGTTTGGGTGATGTCTTAATCTGGATAAACAAACAGATGCTACAACttgggctgttagaaaatatcggttctgcagtatattgcgatatttcatttcacaatgctgtatcgatattaaaaagtactgtgtcaatatttttagatatttattcaaatgcagatattgtggaggttcatttttgtttttcttttttgtttttcttttatttattattatttaacactcttattaaatatcgttagttcctttgttgggattgcacaaaaatactgttctgatgttagctctgaactaatagaatatgaacatttgaacaggatcttaaccctttcatgcatagtggtcactacagtggacagctattctccagctgttctcttgtatattcatggattttgttgttttagttccatatcagccaacacagtggacacttatgcatcatcccatacactgcaattcataccattactgtaactttgctgttctagataaacctgatctagagtaacatgtttaagtgtaaatcaattgcttattattgttattaatctgtaattaacagtttttgtaaaaaaaatttttgttttttgtttttttttgcatactatcgcCACAacgtgagtaatgactggtaatagtgttaacatgtgagaaaacattagattagtagcatttaaaaatgtctggtaaagatGCATACTCTCTTCCACATATAttttttgtagataattcattaatcagacaaactagtaaagcatgtaaacaaacaactacccctgtctgagaaatgaattacctacaataagcattaaaagtgtttttatttcatagttttcacacaatatatcagtaaatacatgtttatttgctttaaaaattaaatgcgtggtgtccagctgagtggacatttttgcagctccatgaaaaatagtttcagaagaaaattttctttaggcatgttttttcatgcctaaagaggaataaaaactctcaggaaaaaaaaaaacaacttgattaagggtctcataattcatgcatgaaaggattgcactgtaatgtctgtaaaacagaatttaagtttgaacacaggaacattttgtgatataacattagatcctgttctgatcaaataaaaatgtttagtatttgtgcagatttctgctgtaatttaatTTTTCCAGGAAGTAAtctttaaaaacaaaagaaacaaacacaattttgcctttttaacagtatcatgatatatcgtgatatatcgtatcgtaatcatacttttgtgatttgtatcgtatcgccagattcttgccagtacacagccctagtcctgatctggacaaacaaacagatgtcACAACGTCCTGGAGGCCATTATTGTGTTTTGTCTAAACTCGACAGGACTTGGAGGAGTTTGTGGACGGCTCTGGAGATGATGGGTTTATCGTTTTCACCCTGGGGTCTATGGTGTCCGATATGCCTGAGGAAAGAGCCAAACAGTTCTTTGATGCTTTTCGACAAATTCCTCAAAGGGTAACAGTTGTTTTAATTGATTCTCCAACATTACCTACAGCTGCGTACTGTTTCCTTCCTGTGTTGTTCGTCCTGTTGCACCACAAACATTTACACATCAGCCACAGAGTTTCCTGCTGCGCTCCAGGTGGAACTGTCGGACTTTGTCCTCAGCTTTGGCTCGCTGCTGTCTATAAACATCTACCACTGTTCATAAAGGTTCACACACTGTGGTGCTGTCATTTATGTTTCAGGTTTTGTGGCGATACACTGGAGCGCCACCTCCAGACGTACCAGAGAACGTCAGGCTCATGAAGTGGTTACCTCAGAACGACCTCCTGGGTGTGTTTCCATCACAATAATGTACTTCTGCCGTATCATGAAGCATAGAattcaaaaacatttacagacataatgacaTTTTCTTTATGTAGGTATTTGTGTTACtgaaaacagtgaaagagttcaaTCATAAATAGCAAAACAGTCCCTGTACAGTGACCTTACATTatatattttacacttttttttagtttattacgaatatgcaacaagaaaaagtaatcttacttagtccttagaaataaaacaggtagtaagaagtcacggaggaagacaaaaaaacaaaacgtataCATATACacgacttcatttgcacatttgaaaaggagtggaagtagaacttatttaaacccaccccttctccacacaacactTCATCTTTCAACATTCAAGGTTCTTTATTGCCCTTAAACGTTGGTCTGATGAACAAAATTACGATCCACAGGTCGATAGTGAAATGATCTGTTAAatagaacacacacatttaaatgggaaaacagaaaacagagcacacacacataattacgacagtgtattagggccacgtacaaaaataaaaacgcttgtaaCTACAAGAATAgattcataatataatgagaataaacttGTAGTCAAAAAAAACCcacctcattatttaacaagaatgaaCTTGTACTTCTATGAGATTAAAGtgataatattttgaaaattcaacagtttctggttttacagcaAACGCAACAACCGAAGCAGcagctttcccttctgttggactccgaAACTCGCAGTCAAATCCTCACAGTTTCTTCAGACAGAACAAACCCTTTAGTTCTgttgtttccactgatagtcctgcAGTCCAACACTTcagcagtttctcctccacaaaagaggaaatttgctCCAAATCAATTTGGTTTTTacgacgaaacaaacccaaacgtgtatAAACTCACTTCACAGTCCTACGACTAATGccaatgtgttgatggtgggcggggctaataggctcagtatttggcctttgtgcgtaaaccccaaatgaaagtagaccCTCACAAAAGGTTCCAAGTTTTACATTAtttgatgagtgggtacgactttattctcatgatattatgactttattctcactaaataatgagttttttaaaactacgactttattctcattataatatgactttattcttgaaatattatgactttattcttgttaaatagtgagttttttaaaactatgactttattctcattatattacaactttattctcaccaaatgagttttttaaaactacgactttattctcattacaatatgattattcttgaaatattacgactttattcttgttaaatactgagttttttaaaactacgactttattctcattataatatgactttattcttgaaatatgactttattcttgttaaataatgagtttttttttaaactatgactttattctcattatattacagctttattcttgtagtgacatgcgtttttattttcttgcgTGGCCCTGATACGCTGTCGTACGTAGTAGAGAACAGAGCAAAGtgcaaataataaaattaaattaagtcagaatggaagaggaagagaaatgaCTGAAATATAAACAGATTATTGCACGTTATATCACAGTAATTGCACTTTCCTATTGTGTACTAGTTTGTACAGTTCTGTTCTGTTATTATATTCCACAGAATGAGCAGCACCACACTGGGTTATTGTTGCATAATCTTATTGCGTATTAAGTAAACGTTTCAGCTGTGGTTTCCTGTTTCCTCAGCTCACCCCAAAGCTAAAATCTTCTTGACTCATGGAGGAAGTCATGGCCTGTATGAGGGCATCTGTAACGCTGTTCCCATGGTGATGTTTCCACTGTTTGGGGACCAGGAGGAAAACACACATCGCATGGTGGCCCGAGGTGTCGCAGAAAAACTGAGTGTTCATGATGTTACGACTGAAGCACTGCTGACTGCGATAAAGAAAATCATCCACGACAAAAGGTGAGACAGTGGACGCCATGGAAGTATCAGTAGGATAAAAAGTAGGAAAGGACGGAAAATCAAGGCACATTACAACATATTATGAAATCCATAAATAGACATgccatacacaccacttttaattggcatgttatctgtactcattataagctttccatgtgtatgttcactcTGCGTCATATACCACTCAATTAGCGGTTAgggcagtagttcccaaccttttctggctcatgaccccattttaacatcacaaatttctggcgtccCCAGACAAGCAaagtggagactttttttttttttgctcatattagtttgtttttgatcatataatagtttgctgtactatgttgcaaataaacgttaatattagaggacatttagtctatataatgtatattattatggacggaggcagaaaatccaggtgtagattactccacaaagggagaattttatttatactgaaaaaacagtgactcaaactatgaattatgaaatagctgcagcatctgaaactgaccacagtgaacatttgacagataaacagaaccacagataaacagaaccgcagtgctgcagtttcagcttcagagtttgtcatatcttttatgttttgtgattctctctcaactcaccacatattttttataagtacgtttttaaaaaaaatatttttatcaattactagaaatttcaggtgaccccatttgaattccaggcaaccctatgtggggtcccgaccccaaggttgaaaaacactgggttagggttaggggttatggatatgtgaactggagatcttcatgtaaattgacatcaggatcaaatggcgttgaataacatgcaaaaggatgaaaatccgtacatatagcacgccaaataccATCAGAACTGGCGTAACATACAGTAcaatcctcctaagacccagcaatgcatttgtgtcctctataggggacaaaagttccacagttttactttttaaaaaatgctgtccaatgcaaaggacattccattaaaaaattagtaaaataaatacacatttgtaaaatagtaataataatgactttatttctatagcacctttaaaaactgagtttacaaagtgctttgacagacaaagcaaaaatgcacaacagcagaataaaaacatagcaaacaacacaataaaagagatgagtACAGCAAACAGGAAAACGTGAataactttgaatgtatcatagtggagagggcagaaataacagaacatgatggtGTCAGATCAATGTGAAATGAAagagtggaataaaacaacatcatgtatgttagtataaatgaaaaaccaaaacagggtcaaattaaatattcaacattaaaaacattaaaaagaggcaacatcacatgaaggcaagtctataaaaatgcattttaagaagtgacttaaaagatgacaCTGATTCTGCAACCTTATCTCCTCAGGCAGGCCGTTCCAACGTTGAggggtcctgatggaaaaggcgcGGTCGCCTTTCAATTTAAACCtcaactttggaacagccaggagccctccgcccccccgaggatctaaggctgcataCCGGCTCATAATtgactaaaacaggggtgtcaaac
This genomic window contains:
- the LOC115412233 gene encoding UDP-glucuronosyltransferase-like, encoding MRTIERLTSLGLLAWFCCLSAEPVQGGKVLVMPVDGSHWLSMKILVKELSLRGHEVVVLVPESSLLIQGSDTYRTEVFTVSYSQQELDGNFNELRKGIFNPPALTGFLVNVQRLLNFTDLQVRGCESLLHNEALMSRLRAEGFDVLLTDPFLPCGPILAHLFSVPAVYFLHGLPCGLHIKVNQCPSPPSHVPVFSSGLSPKMNFVQRVKNLFLYFKEEHTCKLMYANFDHLASRYFGDGVTYKDLLSHDAIWLLKYDWTFEWPRPIMPNMVFIGGINCAQKGRLPADLEEFVDGSGDDGFIVFTLGSMVSDMPEERAKQFFDAFRQIPQRVLWRYTGAPPPDVPENVRLMKWLPQNDLLAHPKAKIFLTHGGSHGLYEGICNAVPMVMFPLFGDQEENTHRMVARGVAEKLSVHDVTTEALLTAIKKIIHDKSYKQKMVQLSQIHLDRPLQPLDLAVFWTEFVMKHKGAAHLRVAAHDLNWIQYHSLDVLGFLALVLITVLVLTLKCCWFCTRSCFRKRTEKRKSQ